A stretch of DNA from Candidatus Nomurabacteria bacterium:
TCAAAGTTTTATAGGCCGCACTCTAGTTTTTAAACTTACTCACAAAAAATCTCTCACTTCACATAAGTCTCTCTATTAGATAGTCGAATCTATCTTGAACAAAAACAAAAATCGCAAAAACAAAAAGCTGATTGTTCGATACTGATATTTGATTTGTTCTAATTGTTAAAAGTCATTAATCCCGCCAGTGCGGGGTTTTTACTTTCTTTCTCCTCTGGATGAGAAAGAAACAAAGAATCACTTATAATTTTGATAGGCCCCAGTACTGTTTTATCTAGGGTTTATACCAGGACGAGACTGGGTCTAGATCAAAATTGGGGAGTGCAATGTTATAATAACAGGGAATGGGGAAGAGACGAAACAAAAAATTAGAGTCGTATGTGCTCGAAAATATCACCTTAGAAAAGTTTGTTAATGGGGGACAGGCGCTTGGCTACACCGCTGAGGGAAAACCATTGTTTGTGTGGGGTGGTTTGGCTGGTGAGAGGGTAGATGTTTTAGTTACAAAATCTAAAAAAGGAATTTTAGAAGGAGTTGTTGAGAAAGTTAAAGTTGCTTCTGAAAACAGGGTGGAGCCAGAGAATGAGTATGAGTATTTAAGTACAAGCCCGTGGCAGATCTTAAGATTTGATTATGAAAATCAGGTTAAGCTAGATCTTTTGAAGCAAACTTTTAAGCATGAGGCAGGGATTGATCTATGTGAAGTGACTATGTTCGCTGGTGACAAGCAGTATGGCTATAGAAATAAAATGGAGTATAACTTTTGGGGGGATGAGGATGGTTTACATCTAGCTCTGCACAAACGCGGCTCTGGGCAAAAGATTAAGCTTGAGGGCAGTGTGCTAGCTTCTGAGACTATTAATAAAGCAGGGGAGAGCATCTTATCAACCTTGAATAATTTAGGTGTTTTTGCAGGTGATCTAAAATCTCTTATACTTCGCTCATCTGCTGATGGTAAATGCGTGGGAGCTTTATTTGTTAAGAAGGAGGACTTCTCGGAGTTAGAACTTCCAGAAGGGCTAGACGGTTTAGTTTGTTATTATTCTAATCCTAAGTCTCCTGCCTCTGTTATCACTAAGGAATTATGGAAAAAGGGTGAGATTACTCTTGAAGATAAAATTCTGGATAAGAATTTAAAATATGATGTTAATTCTTTCTTCCAGCTAAATCTCCCAGTTTTTGAAGAAGCGCTTAGAGATATAAAAAAGTATCTAAATGATGGAAAGATAGTAGATTTTTACGGAGGCACAGGAAGTATTGGTATATCACTGATTAATAATAAGAACGAGCTAAAAATAGTTGAGTTAGACGAACACAGTGCTCAAATGGCAAAAGTAAATATTAAAGATTTAGATAATGCTAAGGTTTTCAGTTTATCGGCGGAGGAGTCATTAGAAAAGATTGTTTCAGACAGTGTACTTGTGGTGGATCCGCCGAGGGCGGGTTTGCATAAAAAAGTTGTTCAATCTATCTGTGAAGTTAAGCCTAAACAGCTAATCTACCTTAGTTGCAGCCCTGTTACGCAAGCTAGAGATCTCAAAGAAATTATTGAGGCTGGTTACAAAATAAAGTTTGCCCGTGGCTATAATTTCTTCCCAAAAACACCGCATATTGAAAGTCTGATAATCTTAGAGAAGTAGTATGAGTGAAGTAAAAAAAAATGGTTATAGGGGGATTTTTGATCCGGATAGATCGGATCCATTTAGGATCTCGCGCTCGAAGATTGATCTTTTTTTAAATTGTGAGAGATGTTTTTGGCTAGAGGTTAGAAAGGGCATAAAAAGACCGCCTGGTTTTCCGTTTAATATTAACTCGGCAATTGATGAGCTCTTGAAGCGAGAGTTTGATGCTTATAGAAAAGAGGCTAAAGCTCACCCTATAATGATCGAAAATGAACTTGTGGGAGTGATTCCTTTTGAGCACGAAGAGATTGAAGTTTGGCGTGAAAACTTTACTGGAATTCAGTACTTTGATGAAAAGCTAAACTTAATAATTTTTGGAGCAGTTGACGATGTTTGGGTAAACGAAGCAGGGGAGTTAATAGTGGTAGATTATAAATCTACTTCAAAAAAGAGTGAAATTACATTAGATGCACCCTGGCAAATTGGTTACAAACGTCAGATGGAAACTTACCAGTGGCTTCTTAGAAAAATTGGTTTTAAAGTTAGTGACACAGGATATTTTGTCTATGCAAATGGTGATAGTGATGCGGAAGGATTCTTTAATGTCGTAAATTTTGATACTAAACTGATTAGCTATAAAGGGGATGATTCTTGGGTAGATGAAACTTTAGCTAAGCTTAAGAAGTGTATGGAGAGTGATGAGATGCCAAAGTTTGGAAGGTCTTGTGAATATTGTCAGTATGTGGGGGAGAGATTAAAATTAACGTGGGGCAAGTAGCCTATTAGCAAAAAATAACTTAGCTATATCTGCAATATCACCTTAGAAATACGTATACCTTTGACGCGGTTGCTCATCTCTACTACCTCCGGGTCCGTAAACAGGGTCTTCGTAACCAAAATAAAAAGGAGTGGGTATTTTTCTGATTCTTGCTCCTGAGTGTCTGAGTACCGACTCATCAACTATTTTGTCTAGTCTAGCCAACTCATCTGCAAAATCATCAACTCT
This window harbors:
- a CDS encoding PD-(D/E)XK nuclease family protein, which encodes MSEVKKNGYRGIFDPDRSDPFRISRSKIDLFLNCERCFWLEVRKGIKRPPGFPFNINSAIDELLKREFDAYRKEAKAHPIMIENELVGVIPFEHEEIEVWRENFTGIQYFDEKLNLIIFGAVDDVWVNEAGELIVVDYKSTSKKSEITLDAPWQIGYKRQMETYQWLLRKIGFKVSDTGYFVYANGDSDAEGFFNVVNFDTKLISYKGDDSWVDETLAKLKKCMESDEMPKFGRSCEYCQYVGERLKLTWGK
- a CDS encoding class I SAM-dependent RNA methyltransferase, whose product is MGKRRNKKLESYVLENITLEKFVNGGQALGYTAEGKPLFVWGGLAGERVDVLVTKSKKGILEGVVEKVKVASENRVEPENEYEYLSTSPWQILRFDYENQVKLDLLKQTFKHEAGIDLCEVTMFAGDKQYGYRNKMEYNFWGDEDGLHLALHKRGSGQKIKLEGSVLASETINKAGESILSTLNNLGVFAGDLKSLILRSSADGKCVGALFVKKEDFSELELPEGLDGLVCYYSNPKSPASVITKELWKKGEITLEDKILDKNLKYDVNSFFQLNLPVFEEALRDIKKYLNDGKIVDFYGGTGSIGISLINNKNELKIVELDEHSAQMAKVNIKDLDNAKVFSLSAEESLEKIVSDSVLVVDPPRAGLHKKVVQSICEVKPKQLIYLSCSPVTQARDLKEIIEAGYKIKFARGYNFFPKTPHIESLIILEK